In a single window of the Caulobacter soli genome:
- a CDS encoding sulfate/molybdate ABC transporter ATP-binding protein, translating into MTISIRSVEKKFGRYPALNHVDLEIADGELVALLGPSGSGKTTLLRTIAGLEFPDAGQVLFEGQDVTFASAAARRVGFVFQQYALFKHMTVARNIAFGLDVRKGKDKPPKAEINRRVEELLKLVELDGLGKRYPSQLSGGQRQRVALSRALAVQPSVLLLDEPFGALDATVRKSLRKELRRVHDATGVTTIFVTHDQEEALELADRVAILNAGRIEQIGTPHEVHDNPATPFVCGFVGEANRFEGAVLGKRFTAGPVVLPAPNAADGAAIAFVRPHDLVLDAAGFAAKVERVVIQGPLANVDASLPDGRRIEICAARDEAPKFSGEIKLSARRTHVFAA; encoded by the coding sequence ATGACCATCTCCATCCGTTCCGTCGAAAAGAAGTTCGGGCGCTACCCGGCCCTGAACCACGTCGATCTGGAGATCGCCGACGGCGAACTCGTGGCGTTGCTGGGGCCGTCGGGCTCGGGCAAGACGACCCTGCTGCGCACGATCGCCGGCCTGGAATTCCCCGACGCCGGCCAGGTGCTGTTCGAGGGCCAGGACGTCACCTTCGCCTCGGCCGCCGCCCGTCGCGTGGGCTTCGTGTTCCAGCAGTACGCGCTGTTCAAGCACATGACCGTGGCCCGCAACATCGCGTTCGGCCTGGACGTCCGCAAGGGCAAGGACAAGCCGCCCAAGGCCGAGATCAATCGCCGGGTCGAGGAGCTGCTGAAGCTGGTCGAGCTGGACGGCCTGGGCAAGCGCTATCCCTCACAGCTGTCGGGCGGCCAGCGTCAGCGCGTGGCGCTGTCACGCGCCCTGGCCGTGCAGCCCAGCGTGCTGCTGCTGGACGAGCCGTTCGGCGCCCTGGACGCCACCGTCCGCAAGTCGCTGCGCAAGGAGCTGCGCCGCGTGCACGACGCCACCGGCGTCACCACCATCTTCGTCACCCACGACCAGGAAGAAGCCCTGGAACTGGCCGACCGCGTGGCGATCCTCAACGCCGGCCGCATCGAGCAGATCGGCACGCCGCACGAGGTGCACGACAACCCGGCCACGCCGTTCGTCTGCGGCTTCGTCGGCGAGGCCAACCGCTTCGAGGGCGCGGTGTTGGGCAAGCGCTTCACGGCTGGTCCGGTCGTGCTGCCGGCCCCGAACGCCGCCGACGGCGCGGCGATCGCCTTCGTGCGGCCTCACGACCTAGTGCTGGACGCGGCGGGCTTCGCGGCCAAGGTCGAGCGGGTGGTGATCCAGGGACCGCTGGCCAATGTCGACGCCAGCCTGCCCGACGGTCGCCGCATCGAGATCTGCGCGGCGAGGGACGAGGCGCCCAAGTTCAGCGGCGAGATCAAGCTCTCGGCCCGCCGCACCCACGTGTTCGCAGCCTAG
- a CDS encoding circularly permuted type 2 ATP-grasp protein has product MAAKIQDIDDTPSLPMTGAAYLPGVAYDEMIAQGGDVRAHYAALQSRISTLGASELADRQRMLERSFLLQGITFTVYGADSATERIIPTDLFPRILPAQEWAKIEAGLTQRLQALNMFLADIYGEQQILMDGVVPRELVLGAPSYRREMQNLYVPHKAYANVCGSDLIRGQDGEFAVLEDNLRVPSGVSYMLANRDASKRTFPGAYREAGVRPVERYPDLLLATLKSMSADWRPNPQVVVLTPGVYNSAYYEHAYLARLMGVPLVEGRDLVVHDNMVYMRTTTGLRRVDVIYRRVDDDFIDPLTFRRDSSLGAAGLFNAYRAGNVVMCNAPGTGVADDKAVYAFVPDIIRYYLGEDAILPNIETFLCREPAQLSHVLDNLDKLVVKAVGASGGYGMLVGPHASAKERSEFADALKADPANYIAQPTIQLSTAPCLVDGRIEPRHVDLRPFILSGEKTVVTPGALTRVALKRGSLVVNSSQGGGSKDTWVLAEENGHNGNGHAEKGVAS; this is encoded by the coding sequence GTGGCGGCGAAAATCCAGGACATCGACGATACTCCCAGCCTGCCGATGACCGGGGCGGCGTACCTGCCCGGCGTCGCTTATGACGAGATGATCGCCCAGGGCGGCGACGTCCGCGCCCACTACGCGGCGCTGCAAAGCCGAATCTCCACCCTCGGCGCGAGCGAGCTGGCCGACCGGCAGCGGATGCTCGAGCGCTCGTTCCTGCTGCAAGGCATCACCTTCACGGTCTACGGGGCCGACAGCGCCACCGAGCGGATTATTCCGACCGACCTGTTCCCGCGCATCCTCCCGGCCCAGGAATGGGCCAAGATCGAGGCCGGCCTGACCCAGCGCCTGCAGGCGCTGAACATGTTCCTGGCCGACATCTATGGTGAGCAGCAGATCCTGATGGACGGGGTGGTGCCGCGCGAGCTGGTGCTGGGCGCGCCCTCGTACCGTCGCGAGATGCAGAACCTCTACGTGCCGCACAAGGCCTACGCCAATGTCTGCGGCAGCGATCTGATCCGTGGCCAGGACGGCGAGTTCGCCGTGCTGGAGGACAATCTGCGAGTGCCGTCCGGCGTGTCCTACATGCTGGCCAACCGCGACGCCTCCAAGCGAACCTTCCCTGGCGCCTATCGCGAAGCCGGCGTGCGGCCTGTCGAACGCTATCCCGACCTGCTGCTGGCCACGCTGAAGAGCATGAGCGCCGACTGGCGGCCCAACCCCCAGGTCGTGGTCCTGACCCCCGGCGTCTACAACTCGGCCTATTACGAGCACGCCTATCTGGCGCGGCTAATGGGCGTGCCGCTGGTCGAGGGGCGCGACCTCGTGGTCCATGACAACATGGTCTACATGCGCACCACGACCGGCCTGCGCCGGGTGGACGTGATCTATCGCCGGGTCGACGACGACTTCATCGACCCCCTCACGTTCCGGCGCGATTCGTCGCTGGGAGCAGCGGGCCTGTTCAACGCCTATCGGGCCGGCAACGTGGTGATGTGCAACGCGCCGGGCACCGGGGTGGCCGACGACAAGGCCGTCTACGCCTTCGTGCCCGACATCATCCGCTACTATCTGGGCGAGGACGCCATCCTGCCCAATATCGAGACCTTCCTGTGCCGCGAACCGGCCCAACTTAGCCACGTGCTCGACAACCTGGACAAGCTGGTGGTCAAGGCGGTCGGCGCGTCGGGCGGCTACGGCATGCTGGTGGGGCCCCACGCCTCGGCCAAGGAGCGCTCGGAATTCGCCGACGCCCTGAAGGCCGATCCGGCCAACTATATCGCCCAGCCGACCATCCAGCTTTCGACCGCGCCCTGCCTAGTCGACGGTCGCATCGAACCGCGCCACGTCGACCTGCGGCCCTTCATCCTGTCGGGCGAGAAGACCGTGGTCACCCCCGGCGCCCTGACCCGCGTGGCGCTGAAGCGCGGCTCGCTGGTGGTCAATTCCAGCCAGGGCGGCGGGTCAAAGGACACCTGGGTTCTGGCCGAGGAAAACGGCCACAACGGCAATGGCCACGCCGAAAAGGGAGTTGCGTCATGA
- a CDS encoding alpha-E domain-containing protein, protein MMLARVADSLYWLGRYIERAEHLSRLSTVMLNATLDQTDTGAEAVRIALSAVGETELSAGAFEAAKGLVLDRSDANSVVSSLSRARENARQVRDQITTETWERLNLLYLKVIDRNAGRDFADNSVTFLHDIIADVHLFKGAADTTMSHGESWRFMMVGMYLERAQLIASLLEACFAEGAPKVNDHLALVSLLRMGCALEPYLRVYTAEIEPRHILEFMVFDEDFPRSIRFATSQIEKHLSELARHVEATGRAAPERLAGRLKARLEFADVGELESQGAGELLTTVANECARIHQAIYETFVAYPLEMRLPA, encoded by the coding sequence ATGATGCTCGCCCGCGTGGCCGACAGCCTCTACTGGCTGGGCCGCTACATCGAACGCGCCGAGCATCTGTCGCGCCTGTCGACGGTGATGCTGAACGCCACACTCGACCAGACTGACACCGGCGCCGAGGCCGTGCGCATCGCCCTGTCCGCCGTCGGCGAGACCGAGCTCAGCGCCGGCGCCTTCGAGGCGGCCAAGGGTCTGGTCCTGGATCGTTCGGACGCCAACTCGGTGGTCTCGTCCCTGTCACGAGCCCGGGAGAACGCCCGCCAGGTCCGCGACCAGATCACGACCGAGACCTGGGAGCGGCTGAACCTGCTGTACCTGAAGGTCATCGACCGCAACGCCGGCCGCGACTTCGCCGACAATTCGGTGACCTTCCTGCATGACATCATCGCCGACGTGCACCTGTTCAAGGGCGCGGCCGACACCACGATGAGCCATGGCGAGAGCTGGCGGTTCATGATGGTGGGCATGTATCTGGAGCGCGCCCAGCTGATCGCCAGCCTGCTGGAAGCCTGCTTCGCCGAGGGCGCGCCGAAGGTGAACGATCACCTGGCCCTGGTCAGCCTGCTGCGGATGGGCTGCGCGCTGGAGCCCTATCTGCGGGTCTACACCGCCGAGATCGAGCCCCGGCACATCCTGGAGTTCATGGTCTTCGACGAAGACTTCCCGCGCTCGATCCGCTTCGCCACCAGCCAGATCGAGAAGCATCTCAGCGAGCTGGCCCGCCACGTCGAGGCCACCGGCCGCGCGGCGCCCGAGCGCCTGGCCGGCCGGCTGAAGGCGCGGCTGGAATTCGCCGACGTCGGCGAGCTGGAAAGCCAGGGCGCGGGCGAGCTGCTGACCACCGTGGCCAACGAATGCGCCCGCATCCATCAGGCGATCTACGAGACTTTCGTCGCCTATCCGCTGGAAATGCGCCTCCCCGCCTAG
- a CDS encoding transglutaminase family protein: MLLEIRHVTQYHYERPVRESLMELWMQPQKGARQRLVSFELDIEPAAQVFSYADSFGNAVYHFDVPQPHDGLTIIARSAVETEPVLEWPQPLDMGEWERLKSAFVKGECFDYLRPHGFVQVTPALETFIAEHDLDALRRRDPYSAVQALCDTIYKAFEYQPGVTDADSPIDLALSAGRGVCQDFAHIMLAVCRSWGIPARYVSGYLFTDREAGDRSDPDATHAWVEVFLPSYRWVGFDPTNNVMTGERHVAVAVGRDYSDVTPSRGVYKGDSESHLAVGVSVRRARAAVAEPEFLRMPRPSAPFGSANRRRASADAIREQQQRQQQQ, translated from the coding sequence GTGTTGCTCGAGATCCGCCACGTCACCCAGTACCATTACGAGCGGCCCGTCCGCGAAAGCCTGATGGAGCTGTGGATGCAGCCCCAGAAGGGCGCCCGTCAGCGGCTGGTCAGCTTCGAGCTGGACATCGAGCCGGCCGCCCAGGTGTTCTCCTACGCCGACAGCTTCGGCAACGCCGTCTATCACTTCGACGTGCCCCAGCCGCATGACGGCCTGACGATCATCGCCCGCTCGGCCGTCGAGACCGAACCGGTGCTCGAATGGCCCCAGCCCCTCGACATGGGCGAGTGGGAACGGCTGAAGAGCGCCTTCGTGAAGGGCGAATGCTTCGACTATCTGAGGCCGCACGGCTTCGTCCAGGTGACGCCGGCCCTGGAGACCTTCATCGCCGAGCACGACCTGGACGCCCTGCGCCGCCGCGATCCCTACTCGGCCGTCCAGGCCCTGTGCGACACGATCTACAAGGCCTTCGAATACCAGCCGGGTGTCACCGACGCCGACAGCCCGATCGACCTGGCGCTGAGCGCCGGTCGCGGGGTCTGCCAGGACTTCGCCCACATCATGCTGGCCGTCTGCCGGTCCTGGGGCATCCCGGCCCGCTACGTCTCCGGCTACCTGTTCACCGACCGCGAGGCCGGCGACCGCTCGGATCCCGACGCCACCCACGCCTGGGTCGAGGTGTTCCTGCCCAGCTATCGCTGGGTGGGCTTCGATCCGACCAACAATGTCATGACCGGCGAGCGCCATGTCGCCGTGGCCGTGGGCCGGGACTATAGCGACGTCACCCCGTCGCGGGGGGTCTACAAGGGCGATTCAGAGAGCCATCTGGCGGTCGGGGTCTCGGTGCGCCGGGCCCGGGCGGCGGTGGCCGAGCCGGAGTTCCTGCGCATGCCCCGCCCCTCGGCCCCGTTCGGCTCGGCCAACCGCCGCCGAGCCAGCGCCGACGCCATCCGCGAACAGCAGCAGCGCCAGCAGCAGCAGTAG